From one Anopheles cruzii chromosome 3, idAnoCruzAS_RS32_06, whole genome shotgun sequence genomic stretch:
- the LOC128270104 gene encoding limbic system-associated membrane protein, which produces MVTNLIGEAASQILNKAEPLFISRSEAFKFAVGDTITLPCEVASPGTYVLAWKRGIAILTAGTVKVTPDPRVRLVNGYTLQIRDAVPQDAGDYICQIAMLDPREITHHVEILVPPKITHVTSGGHLQVRKGSPVRLECSATGNPMPNITWTRKNNLLPNGEEQFTNPVYVIENMDRHKGGTYICTANNGVGQVATSQIILHVLYPPEISVENPIVYSGEGQEAMLVCIVHGESQPEVLWHKDTMQIDQTERHVIENRGARHTLIIRKVHPQDFGNYSCIADNQLGKTRKTVTLTGKPKTAVFRSVPNSQWKDKYNISWIVDSHSPIEEYKLYYRQVDGDTLQAHDGIFLDNRKTHQSYMGDNMLDYNRKISSYDSYSYNNGYHNLHHKWSKTDWRDIVLPAFPYSHHYTQGMSYLIRGLEPDQQYEARVQSRNRYGWSDFSESFLFTTSNTDTEIRDLGVTHYSSSRGSTIFAPEMHHLLATLLLVTATSLVSF; this is translated from the exons ATGGTAACCAACCTGATCG GTGAAGCAGCTAGTCAAATACTCAACAAAGCGGAGCCACTTTTCATTTCAAGATCGGAAGCGTTCAAGTTCGCCGTGGGCGACACCATCACACTGCCCTGCGAGGTGGCCTCCCCAG GTACCTATGTGCTGGCCTGGAAGCGGGGCATCGCTATCCTGACGGCGGGCACGGTGAAAGTAACGCCCGACCCGCGCGTCCGGCTCGTCAACGGCTACACCCTGCAGATACGCGACGCCGTGCCGCAGGACGCAGGCGACTACATCTGTCAGATCGCAATGCTGGACCCGCGGGAGATAACGCATCATGTGGAAATTTTGG TTCCACCCAAAATCACGCACGTAACCTCCGGTGGCCACCTGCAGGTCCGCAAGGGGTCTCCGGTGCGGCTCGAGTGTTCCGCCACCGGCAACCCGATGCCGAACATCACGTGGACGAGGAAAAACAATCTTTTACCCAACG GCGAGGAACAGTTCACCAATCCGGTTTACGTGATCGAGAACATGGATCGACACAAGGGTGGCACCTACATCTGCACGGCCAACAACGGTGTCGGCCAGGTCGCCACCAGTCAGATCATCCTGCACGTCCTCT ATCCGCCCGAGATTAGCGTGGAAAACCCGATCGTTTACTCCGGCGAGGGCCAGGAAGCGATGCTCGTGTGTATCGTGCACGGTGAATCTCAGCCGGAA GTACTGTGGCACAAGGACACGATGCAGATCGATCAGACGGAGCGGCACGTGATTGAGAACCGGGGCGCACGCCACACGCTCATCATCCGCAAGGTGCACCCGCAGGACTTTGGCAACTACTCGTGCATCGCCGACAACCAGCTGGGCAAGACGCGGAAAACGGTCACCCTGACCGGCAAGCCGAAGACGGCCGTCTTCCGGTCGGTCCCGAACAGCCAGTGGAAGGACAAGTACAACATCTCCTGGATCGTCGACTCCCACTCGCCAATCGAAGAGTACAAGCTGTACTACCGGCAGGTGGACGGCGACACGCTGCAGGCGCACGACGGCATATTCCTTGACAACCGGAAAACGCACCAGAGCTACATGGGTGATAAC ATGTTGGACTACAATCGCAAAATCAGCTCGTACGACAGCTACTCGTACAACAATGGCTACCACAACCTGCACCACAAGTGGTCCAAGACGGACTGGCGGGACATCGTGCTGCCGGCGTTCCCGTACTCGCACCACTACACCCAGGGCATGAGCTACCTGATACGGGGCCTCGAGCCGGACCAGCAGTACGAGGCACGGGTACAGTCCAG GAACCGGTACGGTTGGAGTGACTTTTCCGAGAGCTTTCTATTTACCACGTCAAACACAG ATACCGAGATACGCGATCTGGGCGTGACTCACTACAGTTCTTCACGAGGATCGACGATTTTCGCCCCCGAAATGCACCATTTGCTAGCGACCCTTCTTCTTGTAACGGCTACCAGTTTGGTGAGCTTTTGA